The following are encoded together in the Syngnathus scovelli strain Florida chromosome 12, RoL_Ssco_1.2, whole genome shotgun sequence genome:
- the LOC125978626 gene encoding ligand-dependent corepressor isoform X2, producing MASQCKKQQCTIDRRGFRQELDSWRHKLIHCVGFESILEGLFGTELVEDLQLFKDLEPVAVSDWSFDKKCLFCCFRRDKVKEHLIGLSSEESQDPLKPLVVKDQTTISKLEKQAEEFLNAVLCNKDVPSFSDPHIPVVAREILQKMIRQFAAEYTSKTSSPQDSDSAPQPSADQSLQTPDVTPGASPSSPAATVAGPAHSHNPVLSKLLMADQEAPLDLTIKKTPSEPSEQEGVLDLSIKKSRNCGSSLPVPSQRLTPKLSAIKGRSLSADRQDGRRRENIGHSARYKPSSSLAYSLHIKEEVGLESDPESPLSHNHTTTPADLCGNGTGSWNSKAHFGALLKLKASSEAGEHLKDIPRLLEAASLFSKSLSYGKGSHQDACQDHSTSLYHSNFDLKIPQVRVLTTGTDSTWDPLLFENSGSLLENGLGKKLHSLLPRQNRKKTNGVFWPNDTDRQNCALDSESDLANKPPRKKRGRYRQYNTELLEEAIVVVMGGKMSVSKAQSIYGIPHSTLEYKVKERMGTLKHPPKKKLRLLSQLDDQSPSHFPKSEELQHISEERESSSTENGSGLHDGSLSPN from the exons GTTTTGAGAGCATTCTAGAAGGTCTGTTTGGCACAGAACTGGTTGAAGACCTCCAACTATTTAAGG ACTTGGAGCCTGTCGCAGTGTCTGattggtcatttgataaaaaatGTTTATTCTGCTGTTTTAGAAGAGACAAAGTTAAG GAACACTTGATTGGCTTAAGTAGCGAGGAGAGTCAAGATCCACTCAAACCTCTGGTGGTGAAAGATCAGACCACCATCAGCAAATTAGAGAAGCAAGCTGAGGAATTTCTCAATGCAGTCCTCTGTAATAAAG ATGTGCCAAGTTTCTCCGATCCACACATCCCAGTAGTGGCGCGGGAGATCCTCCAGAAAATGATCCGACAGTTTGCCGCTGAATATACCTCAAAAACCAGCTCTCCTCAGGATAGTGACTCAGCGCCCCAGCCAAGCGCCGACCAAAGCCTGCAGACCCCAGACGTGACTCCTGGGGCCTCACCAAGCAGCCCCGCTGCCACCGTGGCGGGGCCCGCACACAGCCACAACCCTGTGCTCAGCAAGCTCCTCATGGCTGACCAAGAGGCTCCTCTTGACCTCACCATTAAAAAGACCCCGTCTGAGCCCAGTGAACAAG AGGGAGTCCTTGACCTGTCTATCAAAAAGAGTCGCAATTGCGGCAGCAGCTTACCAGTCCCCAGTCAGCGCCTTACACCCAAGTTGTCTGCAATCAAAGG GCGATCCTTGAGCGCGGACCGACAGgatgggaggaggagggagaatATCGGCCACTCCGCCCGTTATAAGCCCTCCTCGTCTCTCGCGTACTCTCTGCACATCAAAGAGGAGGTGGGTCTGGAAAGCGACCCAGAGTCACCTCTCAGCCATAACCACACCACCACGCCCGCTGACCTCTGCGGAAACGGGACGGGGTCCTGGAATTCCAAAGCTCATTTCGGAGCACTTCTCAAACTGAAAGCCAGCAGTGAAGCCGGCGAGCACCTTAAAGACATTCCCAGGTTGTTGGAGGCCGCCAGCCTCTTCTCAAAGTCTCTGTCGTATGGTAAAGGAAGCCACCAGGATGCCTGCCAAGACCACAGCACCTCACTTTATCATTCCAACTTTGACCTCAAGATTCCTCAGGTGCGAGTTTTGACCACGGGAACAGACTCCACTTGGGATCCTCTGCTTTTTGAAAATTCAGGTTCACTTTTAGAGAATGGCCTGGGAAAGAAGCTTCATTCCCTTCTGCCTCGGCAGAATCGCAAAAAGACCAATGGCGTTTTCTGGCCCAACGACACGGATCGCCAAAACTGTGCCCTGGATTCAGAATCTGACCTCGCCAACAAACCACCCAGGAAGAAACGTGGCCGTTACCGCCAGTACAACACGGAGCTGCTGGAGGAGGCCATTGTGGTGGTGATGGGTGGCAAAATGAGCGTATCCAAAGCTCAGTCCATCTACGGCATTCCCCACAGCACACTGGAGTACAAGGTTAAAGAGCGCATGGGGACCTTGAAACATCCCCCGAAAAAGAAACTGAGACTGCTTAGCCAGCTCGATGACCAGAGCCCTTCTCATTTCCCAAAGAGTGAAGAACTCCAGCACATCTCTGAGGAACGAGAGAGCTCATCCACAGAGAATGGGAGTGGTTTGCATGATGGGAGCCTATCACCAAATTAA
- the LOC125978626 gene encoding serine-rich adhesin for platelets isoform X1, which translates to MASQCKKQQCTIDRRGFRQELDSWRHKLIHCVGFESILEGLFGTELVEDLQLFKDLEPVAVSDWSFDKKCLFCCFRRDKVKEHLIGLSSEESQDPLKPLVVKDQTTISKLEKQAEEFLNAVLCNKDVPSFSDPHIPVVAREILQKMIRQFAAEYTSKTSSPQDSDSAPQPSADQSLQTPDVTPGASPSSPAATVAGPAHSHNPVLSKLLMADQEAPLDLTIKKTPSEPSEQEGVLDLSIKKSRNCGSSLPVPSQRLTPKLSAIKGECQDVRIAKVKELQSTSTLEQFMAKLCRHHQRTIVDAIGFLQKEVATSKTRQSSDTGIQGETSSTPKPGTVTPEKFLSRSTPKFEVLDMSCSIQSCSVTERNPQTVVPLTSVGVCSKVDLHSPGSRSTQVHIPMNAENNRNGDHAPLKMKIMKSSNVAAGKKLSCVLTTSLTSDSDSLEDKQSNSNSLNTMNTRSARLSSSLKRQYQLSQMHHARQSRAAWKAEGVPPKQCSADLPRTARKTIRPSAHQPPRHSPYRTVDPDLGHCDIVYIDKPITECFKDKHNLIPRRNARKSTRGHLYSDEIWELKTVRTLAGRGNLNSMPELITLVTPKQMLSKPEGVPPIDVPFASACREIISEGTCSEQTVEMIVPGTGDIVEVAAGEVETVVVETSQTDQVLSQLETPVPKTYSVTEKTVKDGTTNIRTDVESYQLKHDQPSESEEQVPRASFEEATQEENEPEPEKNESTGKVMSETAVEQSGKNNEQVESQISCANMQTSELVTLHITTPSPMTYPENQETEKAIGNERSQEPHQNIHSENRQNTRKSNNSGSADQIKSELEIPSATVKSVEPVATVEQDDTYDISSKTLDTLLKELPPWRRKKGTVISLPKRLQQAKTIIVGYVNGRPVSASDRSLRRRSNSSSTSPVKQTQKVLKQDEVDSTETNLENNFPETEMPKESIVSTSECPQVSASDIPESPTIKPLRKSNPTHHHKLVQQDEPTETKRQLRSTVQKPDETLAPSSNVVPSISPPKPAPPALYPFCPSPLVESLPPVPPEPSQMSIVPNTPVILNIEQTQSIEETPSLLVRQKLRSSKMGGKESKNENQQLGVESSSPMEDQASHKTEMSTTETRGKRVLRMEPMTQNANVPPSVDNSGSSHLNSTCRVDKPTRMPLRSESSKAEQSPLPAPQSPPDNKKLSLRSRLSSPFPGLVSASVKNTEVASLTRTSPEKITRTQMKGASLSTVSSIAPVMGPRHQPRKQINKFLETLTGEENKQLLTNLNLKYDKMQKGWLQMERDGQTTAKYKNKADRQAAIWKSKRRARKPKSLEHQKCSPVQLLFMKDYKLSSICRWFLESTETKSLIIVKKVNTRLPSETQLCFHSSSSGSGVSHGVFPSLQAERLKKHLKKFAVASPVKSNPKSQKLIAKALEPETASVKGKERRDHPSSAHTSKQSDIWLDAQGQGEPQKAPGKPKNPASARILRKYSNIRGKMQVQQTNVRLKGVPKNLKANRLKRLSTESVSESVVLPPLKTPKIPLPATKTLKTTKILRRKTFARKRVMRRRAAKAQHVSRVTRCSQRLSSVVSLSKSKGAKKTSEEDKDAENGTNAGKCQTNDSLEIRDAPEATLQDVDVKPPSVTDQVLTRSQRKMEAVSKRSKLAKEQAALKLARKAELMGKKGAVKRNLSAVWSRTRSQELLATPVKRTRTSR; encoded by the exons GTTTTGAGAGCATTCTAGAAGGTCTGTTTGGCACAGAACTGGTTGAAGACCTCCAACTATTTAAGG ACTTGGAGCCTGTCGCAGTGTCTGattggtcatttgataaaaaatGTTTATTCTGCTGTTTTAGAAGAGACAAAGTTAAG GAACACTTGATTGGCTTAAGTAGCGAGGAGAGTCAAGATCCACTCAAACCTCTGGTGGTGAAAGATCAGACCACCATCAGCAAATTAGAGAAGCAAGCTGAGGAATTTCTCAATGCAGTCCTCTGTAATAAAG ATGTGCCAAGTTTCTCCGATCCACACATCCCAGTAGTGGCGCGGGAGATCCTCCAGAAAATGATCCGACAGTTTGCCGCTGAATATACCTCAAAAACCAGCTCTCCTCAGGATAGTGACTCAGCGCCCCAGCCAAGCGCCGACCAAAGCCTGCAGACCCCAGACGTGACTCCTGGGGCCTCACCAAGCAGCCCCGCTGCCACCGTGGCGGGGCCCGCACACAGCCACAACCCTGTGCTCAGCAAGCTCCTCATGGCTGACCAAGAGGCTCCTCTTGACCTCACCATTAAAAAGACCCCGTCTGAGCCCAGTGAACAAG AGGGAGTCCTTGACCTGTCTATCAAAAAGAGTCGCAATTGCGGCAGCAGCTTACCAGTCCCCAGTCAGCGCCTTACACCCAAGTTGTCTGCAATCAAAGG tgagTGTCAGGACGTGCGCATTGCAAAGGTGAAAGAACTGCAGTCCACCTCAACACTGGAACAGTTCATGGCTAAGCTCTGCCGCCACCATCAGAGAACGATTGTTGACGCCATAGGTTTCCTGCAGAAGGAGGTCGCAACCTCCAAGACACGGCAAAGTAGTGACACTGGAATCCAAGGAGAAACCAGCTCCACTCCAAAACCTGGCACAGTCACGCCTGAGAAGTTTCTTAGTAGATCAACACCAAAATTTGAAGTTTTGGATATGTCATGTTCTATCCAAAGTTGTAGTGTCACAGAAAGAAATCCACAGACAGTAGTTCCATTGACATCTGTTGGTGTTTGCTCCAAGGTAGATCTCCATAGTCCTGGGTCCAGGAGCACCCAAGTTCATATCCCCATGAATGCAGAGAACAACCGCAATGGTGATCATGCACCTCTCAAGATGAAAATCATGAAAAGCAGTAATGTTGCCGCTGGTAAAAAGTTATCGTGTGTGCTGACAACCTCGCTTACATCAGACTCTGATTCGTTGGAGGACAAGCAAAGTAACTCAAATTCCCTGAACACAATGAACACTCGTAGCGCTAGACTCAGCTCATCTCTTAAAAGACAATATCAATTAAGTCAAATGCATCATGCAAGGCAGAGCAGAGCTGCATGGAAAGCTGAAGGTGTTCCACCCAAGCAGTGTAGCGCAGATTTACCACGAACTGCCAGGAAGACCATCCGGCCATCGGCCCATCAACCCCCTAGACACTCTCCTTACAGGACAGTTGATCCTGATCTTGGCCACTGTGACATTGTTTACATTGACAAGCCAATTACAGAGTGTTTTAAAGATAAACATAATTTGATTCCCCGTCGCAATGCTAGAAAAAGCACTAGGGGACATTTGTACTCGGATGAAATCTGGGAGTTAAAAACTGTCCGCACCTTGGCTGGCAGAGGTAATCTTAATTCGATGCCAGAGTTGATTACACTGGTTACCCCCAAACAAATGCTCTCCAAGCCTGAAGGTGTACCCCCGATAGATGTGCCTTTTGCTTCAGCATGTCGAGAGATTATAAGTGAAGGCACGTGCTCAGAACAGACTGTTGAGATGATAGTTCCAGGGACAGGAGATATTGTTGAAGTGGCAGCCGGTGAAGTCGAAACAGTTGTCGTAGAAACTAGTCAGACAGATCAagttctgagccagttggagacccCCGTCCCtaaaacatactctgtaacagaaaaGACAGTAAAAGATGGCACAACAAATATCAGAACAGATGTTGAATCATACCAGTTAAAACATGATCAACCTTCTGAAAGTGAGGAACAAGTACCACGAGCTTCATTTGAGGAGGCAACGCAAGAGGAGAATGAGCCCGAACCGGAAAAGAATGAATCTACTGGCAAAGTCATGTCAGAAACAGCTGTAGAACAATCAGGCAAAAACAATGAGCAAGTTGAATCTCAGATTTCATGTGCAAATATGCAGACCAGTGAGCTGGTTACGCTTCATATTACCACACCATCACCCATGACTTATCCAGAAAACCAAGAAACTGAAAAGGCAATAGGCAATGAGAGATCCCAGGAACCACACCAGAATATACACTCTGAAAACAGACAAAACACCAGAAAGTCCAACAACTCTGGTTCTGCTGACCAGATAAAGAGTGAACTCGAAATTCCATCGGCCACTGTTAAAAGTGTTGAGCCTGTAGCGACAGTAGAACAAGATGATACATATGATATTTCTTCAAAGACACTTGATACACTCTTAAAGGAATTACCTCCTTGGCGTAGAAAAAAAGGCACCGTTATCTCTCTGCCAAAGAGGTTACAACAAGCAAAGACGATAATCGTGGGCTATGTTAATGGGAGACCCGTATCGGCCTCTGACCGAAGCCTGCGCCGTAGATCAAACTCCAGTAGCACCTCACCAGTCAAACAAACTCAGAAAGTACTGAAACAGGATGAGGTTGACTCAACTGAGACTAATTTGGAAAATAATTTCCCTGAAACAGAAATGCCCAAAGAATCCATCGTGAGCACATCCGAGTGTCCACAAGTTTCAGCCTCTGACATACCAGAAAGCCCAACGATTAAACCCCTACGCAAATCCAATCCAACCCACCATCACAAGCTCGTTCAGCAAGATGAACCAacagaaaccaaacgacaactCAGATCAACTGTCCAGAAACCAGATGAAACTCTTGCACCTTCTTCAAATGTGGTTCCATCCATTTCACCTCCAAAACCTGCTCCTCCAGCGCTGTATCCTTTTTGTCCTTCTCCTCTGGTAGAGTCATTACCACCAGTACCCCCTGAACCATCACAAATGAGCATCGTCCCCAACACACCAGTGATATTAAACATCGAGCAAACTCAATCAATAGAAGAAACCCCGAGTTTGCTCGTCAGACAAAAGTTAAGGTCTTCAAAGATGGGAGGAAAGGAAAGTAAAAATGAGAACCAGCAGCTTGGTGTAGAGTCAAGCAGTCCAATGGAGGATCAGGCTTCCCATAAGACTGAAATGTCCACAACTGAAACAAGAGGAAAACGTGTTCTTAGAATGGAGCCCATGACACAGAATGCAAATGTGCCACCTTCAGTTGACAATTCTGGAAGTTCACATCTTAACAGCACCTGTAGAGTAGACAAACCCACAAGAATGCCACTGAGAAGTGAAAGTAGCAAGGCAGAACAGTCTCCCCTACCTGCCCCTCAATCCCCACCAGACAACAAGAAGCTTTCTTTGCGATCAAGGTTGTCTTCACCTTTTCCCGGTTTAGTCTCAGCATCTGTAAAGAACACTGAAGTGGCATCACTGACCAGAACTTCTCCAGAGAAAATAACGAGAACGCAGATGAAGGGTGCTTCATTATCAACTGTATCATCAATCGCCCCTGTTATGGGACCAAGACACCAGCCGCGCAAACAGATCAACAAGTTCTTAGAGACACTGACTggagaagaaaataaacagcTTCTTACTAACTTGAACCTCAAATATGACAAGATGCAGAAAGGCTGGTTGCAAATGGAGAGAGATGGCCAGACAAcagcaaaatataaaaacaaagcagaCAGGCAGGCTGCCATTTGGAAAAGTAAGCGCAGGGCCCGCAAGCCAAAGTCATTAGAGCACCAGAAGTGCTCACCGGTGCAATTGCTCTTCATGAAGGACTACAAGCTCTCCAGTATTTGTCGCTGGTTCCTGGAGTCAACTGAAACAAAGTCTCTCATCATTGTTAAGAAAGTAAATACGCGTCTTCCGTCTGAAACCCAGCTTTGCTTTCACAGCTCGTCCAGCGGATCAGGAGTCTCTCATGGTGTTTTTCCAAGCTTACAGGCAGAGCGTTTAAAGAAGCATCTCAAAAAGTTTGCCGTCGCCTCTCCTGTAAAGAGCAACCCCAAaagtcaaaagctgatagccaaGGCCCTGGAGCCGGAGACAGCGTCCGTTAAAGGCAAAGAGAGGCGAGATCATCCCAGCAGTGCTCACACTTCCAAACAATCGGATATCTGGCTTGATGCTCAGGGACAAGGTGAACCCCAGAAAGCTCCTGGCAAGCCTAAGAATCCGGCGAGTGCCAGGATTTTGAGGAAATACTCCAACATCAGAGGAAAGATGCAGGTTCAGCAAACCAATGTACGTTTAAAAGGTGTCCCCAAAAACTTAAAAGCAAACAGATTGAAAAGACTTTCCACAGAATCTGTTTCTGAGTCAGTTGTCCTTCCTCCGCTGAAGACACCAAAAATCCCCCTACCTGCTACCAAGACCTTGAAAACCACAAAAATCTTAAGAAGGAAAACATTTGCCAGGAAGCGGGTGATGAGACGTCGGGCCGCCAAAGCTCAGCATGTCAGTCGGGTAACAAGGTGCTCACAACGACTGAGTTCTGTAGTCAGCTTATCGAAGAGCAAAGGGGCCAAAAAAACATCAGAAGAGGACAAAGATGCAGAAAACGGCACGAATGCTGGcaaatgtcaaacaaatgactcaTTGGAAATCAGAGATGCTCCAGAGGCCACCTTGCAAGATGTGGACGTCAAGCCTCCAAGTGTTACTGACCAGGTGTTGACAAGATCccagagaaaaatggaagcggtgTCAAAGAGGTCCAAGTTAGCTAAGGAACAAGCAGCTCTCAAGCTAGCCAGGAAGGCCGAGCTCATGGGCAAAAAAGGTGCTGTAAAGAGAAATCTCTCTGCCGTTTGGTCGCGTACCAGATCGCAGGAACTCCTGGCAACTCCCGTTAAGCGCACCAGGACGTCCAGATGA